The nucleotide window AACCAGAATCTCAGTGACCTTTCCATCAGTGATGCTCAGCCCCTCTGGGGAAAACATATCAATCCACTTCAGATGAGGTTTTAAATGTTGTGTCTGATTTAAAGATcccacagagctgtgctttcaAACAGCTGCCCCTTGAGCTGCACAGATGTCACCAGCCAAGCCAAACTGGGGTTCCCAGTTGCCCAAAATATGAACCTTGTGGCCGATTTGTCTTGTGGTGTCAGGGCAGGTGTCGGCAAATCCCACCACCCTAAAAAAACTGGGATATGGAAAGTGTCAGCAAACACCATCGCCCCCAAAAAACTGGGATGTGAAAAGTATCAGCAAACCCCTAAAACTGTGACATGAAAGGtgccacaaaccccaaaaaacctgaGACATGAAAGATGTCagcaaacccccaaaaatctgtGACATGAAAGGTGATGGCAAGCCCCTTCACCCCAAGAACTCTGTGATAGGAAAGGTGTGCACAAATACatcatttttgggtttttttctactcCACATTTCCTGCCAACATCTTTTTACTCCTGCCATGTTTCAGTTCCCAAGACAACTGATGACCCTCTCATGTTTAGGTACAAAATCAAGCCCAGGTGACACAGAACACGTGGGTCTGACCTGAGCCCAAGGGAACATCCCTGAGTGTCCCATCCCACCTTGGCTCGAGCCAGGACCTCCCTGGGACCACCACAGGGCAGCCAGTGGCTCCCAcctgcctgccaggagctgacagctctgctcaggctccAGAAGTCAGGGCTGCACTCCTGAGGTGCTGCCACCACCATGGCCACCACTTCAGTCAGGGCTACCTGAGCTCGTTAAAATCTGCCCCTCGAGCCAACTGTGAGGAACCAGGCAATGCTGAGGATGGAAAGGGAAGAATCCCATCCTCAGcactccatccctggaagtgtccaaggccaggctggacaggacttggagcaacctgagacaggagaaggtgtccctgcccatggcaggggtggcactggatgggctctGAGGTCCCTCCAACCCAGCCCATCCTGAGGTCCTGTGGTTCAGAAAAGGTGAGAGACATTGGCACATCTCAGAGGGGAGTTTGTACTACCCAGATGCTCCCCAAAGATGAGATTGGGAACTGAAGCATCTAGAGAAATAATTAGAGAAGGCAGAGCTCTAATTAGGCACAGCAGTGGTGAGTTACCTCTGGCTGTAGGGCTCTGACCGGCGTGGGCAGCGAGAGCCCCTGAGTGACCATGGGGTGTCACTCACACACCACAAAGCCAGAGAACAAACCCATGGCTGTGTgagcacagcccctggggacTGCCCTGCCCCGCTCAGAGAGCTCAGCTCACCCCACGAGTTTTGGGGCTCACTCCCCTGCACACATGGGATTTACCCTCCCCTTCCTCTCAACGTGACAGTTTCCATTTTACATCAGCCCTCGAGGGGCTGACAAACCAGCTGGCTACAAAAGGATGCAGAAATTCTCTCACAAATCTTTTGTCTTTATCCCCCGAcacattttctctcctctcatTAATGCAGGCACACAAAGCACAAACACCGTCGTCGCATCCAAAATCTGGGGGAAAATCAGGTTTAttgctggctggggctggcaggggggACACAGAGATGTTGTTCCAGGCGGGAGAACAAAGATTAACTACTCTTCTCACAGATTTTAAATCCGGGAAGAGTGACCTCATACACCACAGCACCATTGaaacaacaaaccccacagAATACAACAAGCTGCTATTGACCCTTGGAATGGGAACGGCTCCATTCAAACGGGGGGTTTGGGAAAGAGCTTCCAGAAAGCGACAGGGAAATTCCACTTTGAATTTCACCACCGGCAAGAGCTTAACTCCATAAATCATTGCACCCATCACTCTTGTGCTCCCCTCAAACAGAGCGCCAGAAGCTTACGGGAAAAGCAcaatttgcagatttttttggcAGGGGCTGAAAGGTTTAACTTTGCTATCAGCCTGCTCTCACAATACAGCTCGTGATCTGGGGTTCCTCTGCTCGGGGGAGGTGTGGCAGGAGGGTACCCAGGGGAGAGACCAGTGGGGACCACTGTGGATGCCACGATCTGGAAATCCATCGCTCCGTTTTAGGATCCCGACAAGCCATTGACAGCCGCTGCTGCACCAGACGCTGTGCAAGCAGCCAGGCAattaatttcccctttttcccctttatttctGTCTGTACAAACCCATCCTTTGTTCTGCCTGCCGAGCGCAGCCGGTGCCGGGCTCCCACGCTCTAAAGTCACCGAGCGCTTCCCAGCTCCCGTCCGCTCCCTGCCCGAAGAGGTAAAAATCAGTAACATACCATCAGGTGGTAAATCTCCTTGCTTGGGAGATGGAGAGCTCTGCACAGTGCTGCCCTCGAtttccttcctctctgaagCCGTTTTGCTGGGCTCCAGCTCGGCGCCTTTGCCTTTGGGAGCATCGAGCCCCGGCGCTCCATCACCGCCGTTCCTCTTGTCCCTCTTGCCCGTCACCTCCTGCCGCTCTTTGTCGTGGCTGCCGAGCTCGGGGATCTGCTCCAGCTTGCTGTGGAACACGCTCGGGCTGCCCAGCTCTTTCTTGAGCGAGTTGCTGCCGTTGCACTCCTCTCTCTTCTTGGCGGCCGGTTCCTCCCGCGCCGGGCCCGGTGCTGGCGCGGGGCTCGGTGGGGCGGTGGGGCCGAGCTCCACCTGCTCCTCCGCCACCGTCAGCGACCTCTTCATGGGCGAGCTCGGCGTGGGGCTGCGGCTCTGCCTCAGGCTGCTGTTAGGAGAGAGCAGCCCAGTGGCCACGTCTTCTCTAAGCACCGGCTCAGGGTATTTATCGGCCAGGTTAAGGGTTAGGGGCACCGACAAGTGAGAGCACTCTGACATCGCACGCCTCATCGCCTTCCTctggtgggcagccctggccagcaAACTGCCCTCagagcccagctgctcctccatctcctcctccacctcGGGGCTCTCGCTCAGCTCGCTGCTTTTGGACTCGTCCTGGGCCAGCTCCACGGTGGTGGTCGGAGGGACCCCTTTGGCTGCGGGAGCCGGTGAAGAAAGCCCACTCTGCCCGTAGCTCTGCCCGTAGCTCTGCCCGTAGCTGTCCTTAGCCACCCCCAGGACACAATAACCGGGGGCTCCATCTTTCTTCACGGCCGCTTCTTTACACCCCGAGTCGTCCGGCAGGATAGGCTGGAAATTGGGGTTCCAGACGCTGATTTCCTGCTCCTTCATGTATTTGCCGGGCTCGCTCTCCGGCACGGATAGCTGGGGCAGCTTTGGCTCCGGCTGGCACTTGGTCTCCATCCCAGCCCTACCCACGGCTTTCTCTTGGTCGGTGATGGCTTCATTTCTACCCAGCCCGGGACCGGCTttttcagctcctgcctgtcccacGCGGAAATCGGTGGCTTTAGGGTTCCCCAAGTTGCCTTCCGCAGGAGGAAAGGTTTCCGAAATCAAGGACCAGCTCTCAAGGTGACCTGCAGCCGCCTGGTATTTCTTGCCTGGCACCTCAATTTCTCTTTTGTCCTTCTGAGCTATTTTTAGCTCTTTGTCTAGTTTTCCCTCAAAGAAGCAGAGCTTATCCTCATCCGTGAAACCGGCGCTCTTAACGAGCCCGTCCTTCATCGGTCCCCCCGCGTTCACGCTCAAGCCGATCTCATGAAGCTTCCCCTCGGTCCTCTGCCACTCGAATTCGGTTTTGCCGAAGTCCTTCGGGGACTCCATGCGGTGGAAGGCGGCCGGGAAGCTCTCGGGGCTCTTGCCCTTGCCCAGCGGGCTGTACTCGGGTGGTTGGTTGGAGAGGGACATCGCGGCGGCTCCGTGGCTCCGCTGCAGCGCCGTGCTCGCTGCCGTGACGACACGGCGTGCCCCCGGTATTCGTGACAAACCCCGTCCTCCCCACCCCCTGCGCCGTCGCCTTCACTTACTGCAGGCAGCCGCTAGCTCGGAAGAAACCGGCAGGTTGCATCCTTTCCTGGAGAATCCTCAGGAATCCACTCGGGGAAGGCGAGCGCCCGGCCCTGCGCTGAGGCTGCCGTGGGTTTATCGGCTCAGGGGAAGGTTTTTCTGTCAGCAGCTTTTGGGTCCTGACAcgtttgggggaattttggctCCTCCTTTTGCTCTGCCAAGCTCTGCCGTGATCGATGCTTTTATCGGTATCAATTCCTGCTGATGAGCCGCTCCAAGAACACGCAGCACCCAAGGTCAGCGATTCccccacaaacaaaaccaaagcacggcccccccagcccagcccagccccaacaGCACGGTGCAGAATGAGCCTTTCAGCACAAgggctttgttttctctgaattttaatATATTCTTCTGGAGTCAACAGTGATCACAAGTCCTGCTGTAATGAGGATTTCACAATTCACAAACCGGATCGCTCCCGTAAGCAAGAGGACAAAGCTGAaaaggatgggatgggatgtgtCTGGAAAGGTCCCAGAGTCTCAAATACAGCAAGATtcattttaattgtatttttttacaCATGAACACATCTTACAATATTTTTAGCTGGTTTAAAGATGCCATATATCTGTGTTCTGAAACGCCTGCCTCTTTGGGTCCACAGAATCTGCCAGACAAGCCAGACATGTGCCCCAGTTgtcaaaaatacaacaaaaatacACTGCttgctgtcctggctgcaggtggatttttttctgtcaccCTTCATCCACACCAGCACTGCACACTTTGTGTTGACCCATCCCAACCCAGCCTCAACACCTCTG belongs to Taeniopygia guttata chromosome 2, bTaeGut7.mat, whole genome shotgun sequence and includes:
- the MAP4 gene encoding microtubule-associated protein 4 isoform X10 → MSLSNQPPEYSPLGKGKSPESFPAAFHRMESPKDFGKTEFEWQRTEGKLHEIGLSVNAGGPMKDGLVKSAGFTDEDKLCFFEGKLDKELKIAQKDKREIEVPGKKYQAAAGHLESWSLISETFPPAEGNLGNPKATDFRVGQAGAEKAGPGLGRNEAITDQEKAVGRAGMETKCQPEPKLPQLSVPESEPGKYMKEQEISVWNPNFQPILPDDSGCKEAAVKKDGAPGYCVLGVAKDSYGQSYGQSYGQSGLSSPAPAAKGVPPTTTVELAQDESKSSELSESPEVEEEMEEQLGSEGSLLARAAHQRKAMRRAMSECSHLSVPLTLNLADKYPEPVLREDVATGLLSPNSSLRQSRSPTPSSPMKRSLTVAEEQVELGPTAPPSPAPAPGPAREEPAAKKREECNGSNSLKKELGSPSVFHSKLEQIPELGSHDKERQEVTGKRDKRNGGDGAPGLDAPKGKGAELEPSKTASERKEIEGSTVQSSPSPKQGDLPPDAKPEEAKAAEAVSGNDITAPPNKELPPSPEKKTKPAASTSTAKPAKAKPSASTSPKRPSSATPSTNKKPTSPTAAPAPGSTSKRPGTSSTRPSTLTPKETKPKVADAKPAEKRTSLSKPPSSTTPRTPSRSSSAAPRTTAPSPVTAAAAAKTTVAAPAKRPNSIKTDAKPADAKKTPAKSPTADSSRPKSAAGSVTKSSATTPSTTASSAPSVPGAAASRPKPKTTAPKAATASTVSADAKRAPAKATGGKGATTTTTTTATRAPRPASAAGPDLRNVRSKIGSTDNIKHQPGGGKGKIEKRPESAAAAPSSEPSAGTKVAPKVAAKEGVPKQPNGKVQIVSKKANYSHVQSKCGSKDNIKHVPGGGNVQIQNKKVDLSKVSSKCGSKANIKHKPGGGDVKIENQKLNFKEKAQAKVGSLDNVGHSPAGGAIKAEGGAEPAQLPPQNGAGPGPLRENGVGPAPAEQREMQSLDTHIQETSI